The proteins below come from a single Chitinophaga pinensis DSM 2588 genomic window:
- the pheT gene encoding phenylalanine--tRNA ligase subunit beta, giving the protein MTISYNWLCDYLPVKPTPEELSVILTRIGLEVESLEQFESVKGSLEGLVIGEVLTVAPHPNADKLRLTTVNTGKGEPLHIVCGAPNVAVGQKVVIAPIGATIYPASGELLTMKKAKIRGEESHGMICAEDEIGLGGSHAGIMVLDPSLQPGTPAREVFKPVQDWVYEIGLTPNRMDAMSHLGVAKDVCAYLNNTENTLNNKALVPVLTALPKAATPLSISVAIENQDACPRYSGISITGVKIAPSPDWLKNKLLAIGVRPINNIVDITNFILHETGQPLHAFDADAITGNKVIVKNLPQNTLFVTLDEKERKLDAADLMICNGNSEPMCIAGVFGGLRSGVTDATQNIFLESAWFSPASIRPTSFRHGLRTDAAARFEKGVDISNTVYVLQRAAALICELAGGEAASEVIDVYPQPKQQTEVTSTWSYIRKLSGKAYPEDKIVNILSSLGFGILERDGEKLRVSVPYSKPDISIPADIVEEVMRIDGLDNIEIPSQVLITPAANAKPDKEKVREKAANYLAANGFNEIFTNSITNSKYFTREVLERTVKMINSLSADLDVMRPSMLETGLESVSHNLNRRNDNLLFFEFGNTYAVQEQGKYEETAHLSLYLTGQKRTESWMHKAEPVDFFFLKGYVQNLFHQLGINGLQWAEEETDGLQSGWQIRVKNKPVVNLGAVSASKLKQFDIKQPVWFADINWNIVLGLLQKSDNFYKEIPKFPAVRRDLALILDKQVKFAAVEAAAKTVKSALLQDLNLFDVFESEKLGANKKSYAVSFTFQDAQKTLTDKEIDSVMEKLVKAFEGQLQAEIRK; this is encoded by the coding sequence ATGACTATTTCGTACAATTGGCTGTGTGACTATTTGCCGGTTAAACCCACACCGGAGGAACTATCTGTTATTTTGACGCGCATAGGTCTTGAGGTGGAAAGCCTGGAGCAATTCGAGTCCGTTAAAGGCAGCCTCGAAGGACTGGTAATCGGCGAAGTCCTTACGGTAGCCCCGCATCCCAATGCCGATAAACTCCGACTGACAACTGTAAACACCGGTAAGGGCGAACCCCTGCATATCGTTTGTGGCGCTCCAAATGTAGCGGTCGGACAAAAAGTAGTGATCGCTCCGATAGGCGCCACCATCTACCCTGCCAGCGGTGAACTGCTGACCATGAAGAAAGCAAAGATCCGTGGAGAGGAAAGTCATGGTATGATCTGCGCCGAAGACGAGATTGGCCTGGGTGGCAGTCATGCCGGTATTATGGTACTGGATCCATCCCTGCAGCCTGGTACACCGGCCCGTGAAGTATTTAAACCTGTACAGGACTGGGTATATGAAATCGGTCTGACACCCAACAGAATGGACGCCATGAGCCATCTGGGGGTAGCCAAAGACGTTTGTGCGTACCTGAACAATACCGAAAACACACTGAATAACAAGGCATTAGTACCTGTATTAACGGCACTGCCAAAAGCTGCTACTCCATTATCTATCAGTGTCGCTATCGAAAACCAGGATGCTTGTCCGCGTTACAGCGGCATCTCCATCACTGGTGTGAAGATCGCTCCCTCTCCTGACTGGCTGAAAAATAAACTGCTGGCGATAGGTGTAAGACCTATTAATAATATCGTTGACATCACCAACTTCATCCTGCATGAAACCGGTCAGCCGCTGCACGCATTCGATGCAGATGCCATTACCGGTAACAAGGTGATCGTTAAAAACCTGCCACAGAATACCTTATTTGTAACGCTGGATGAAAAAGAACGTAAGCTGGATGCTGCTGATCTGATGATCTGCAATGGCAACAGCGAGCCAATGTGTATTGCAGGTGTATTCGGTGGTCTGCGTTCCGGTGTAACCGACGCAACACAAAACATCTTCCTGGAAAGCGCCTGGTTCAGTCCGGCGAGCATCCGTCCAACTTCTTTCCGTCACGGTCTCCGTACAGATGCGGCTGCCCGTTTCGAAAAGGGTGTGGATATCTCCAATACAGTTTATGTATTACAGCGTGCGGCCGCACTGATCTGCGAACTGGCAGGTGGTGAGGCAGCATCCGAAGTAATTGATGTATATCCTCAGCCTAAACAGCAGACGGAGGTGACCAGCACCTGGTCTTATATCCGTAAATTAAGCGGTAAGGCTTATCCGGAAGATAAAATTGTGAATATCCTCAGCAGCCTCGGTTTCGGTATACTGGAACGCGATGGGGAAAAACTACGGGTAAGCGTGCCTTACAGCAAACCGGATATCAGCATTCCGGCCGATATAGTGGAAGAAGTAATGCGTATTGACGGTCTGGACAATATCGAGATCCCATCCCAGGTATTGATCACACCGGCAGCAAATGCCAAACCTGACAAGGAGAAAGTACGTGAGAAAGCGGCTAACTACCTGGCAGCAAACGGATTCAATGAGATATTCACCAACTCCATCACCAACAGCAAATACTTTACGCGGGAAGTACTGGAGCGCACGGTAAAAATGATCAACAGTCTCAGCGCTGATCTGGATGTAATGCGTCCGTCTATGCTGGAGACCGGTCTGGAAAGTGTGTCCCATAACCTGAACCGTCGTAATGACAACCTCCTGTTCTTCGAATTCGGTAATACTTACGCCGTACAGGAACAAGGTAAATATGAAGAGACTGCTCACCTGAGCCTTTACCTGACGGGCCAGAAGAGAACGGAAAGCTGGATGCACAAGGCAGAGCCGGTTGACTTCTTCTTCCTGAAAGGATATGTACAGAATCTGTTCCACCAGCTGGGCATCAATGGCCTGCAGTGGGCAGAAGAAGAGACTGACGGCTTACAAAGTGGCTGGCAGATCCGTGTAAAAAACAAGCCGGTTGTAAATCTTGGCGCGGTTAGTGCATCTAAGCTGAAACAATTTGATATCAAGCAGCCGGTATGGTTTGCCGACATCAACTGGAATATTGTATTGGGATTACTGCAAAAAAGCGATAACTTTTACAAAGAAATACCGAAGTTCCCTGCAGTACGCCGTGACCTGGCACTTATCCTGGACAAACAGGTTAAGTTTGCCGCAGTCGAGGCAGCTGCTAAGACAGTTAAGTCTGCACTCTTACAGGATCTGAACCTGTTTGACGTGTTTGAAAGTGAAAAGCTGGGCGCCAACAAGAAATCTTATGCGGTGAGCTTCACCTTCCAGGATGCACAGAAAACCCTTACTGACAAAGAGATCGACTCAGTAATGGAGAAACTGGTAAAAGCATTTGAAGGACAGTTACAGGCGGAGATCAGAAAATAG
- a CDS encoding cell division protein ZapA, whose product MDPLIPINIVVADRSYRIKIKPEEEEEVRRTMKEVNEKIVEFKTAYAGKDLQDYIAMVLIMYATHPVTSGGKIQIGLAPFLEEKLQHLEELLDNSLK is encoded by the coding sequence ATGGATCCGCTGATTCCCATTAATATTGTGGTAGCCGACAGGTCATACCGCATTAAGATCAAACCTGAAGAGGAAGAGGAAGTACGCCGTACCATGAAGGAGGTGAACGAAAAGATAGTAGAATTTAAGACCGCGTACGCCGGTAAAGACCTGCAGGATTATATTGCAATGGTACTTATCATGTACGCGACCCATCCGGTAACGAGTGGGGGTAAGATCCAGATCGGCCTTGCGCCATTTCTGGAAGAGAAGTTACAGCATCTCGAAGAGCTGCTGGACAACTCACTGAAGTAA
- the rny gene encoding ribonuclease Y, which produces MEVTLISTIAAVVALIIGILLGKVIFAKNTQHKIQEAELQAQKIVAEGQLTAENLKKDRLLEAKEKFLQLKSEHEKEVLQRNQKIADSENRIKQKEQSLNQKTENIQKQTQENEAIKENLTRQMELVAVKRTELEKHQEEHIRRLEKVAALTAEEARHQLIESLKEEARSQALAHIQEIIEDAKLKANKEAKKIIIQSIQRTAAEQTIENAITVFNLESDEIKGQIIGREGRNIRAIEAATGVDLIVDDTPEAIVLSSFDPLRREIARLSLQRLVQDGRIHPARIEEVVEKTKKQLEEQVMDIGERTVIELGIHGLHKELIRLVGKMRFRSSYGQNLLMHSKETANLCAVMAAELGLNPKLAKRAGLLHDIGKVPDEETELSHALLGAKLAEKYGEHAAVVNAIGAHHDEMEMQYVISPIIQACDAISGARPGARREIMQSYLQRIKDLENLAIAHDGVEKAYAIQAGRELRVIVESDKVTDNDADRLSFEIANKIQTEMQYPGQIKVTVIREKRSVNVAR; this is translated from the coding sequence ATGGAAGTTACTTTAATATCGACAATAGCTGCAGTAGTGGCATTGATCATAGGTATTTTATTAGGTAAGGTGATATTTGCCAAAAACACACAGCATAAAATCCAGGAGGCTGAATTACAGGCACAGAAAATAGTAGCCGAAGGACAACTTACTGCAGAGAACCTGAAGAAAGACAGATTGCTGGAAGCAAAAGAAAAATTCCTTCAGCTGAAAAGTGAGCACGAAAAAGAGGTATTACAACGTAACCAGAAAATAGCTGACTCAGAAAACCGGATCAAACAGAAAGAACAATCCCTGAATCAGAAGACTGAAAATATCCAGAAACAGACACAGGAGAACGAGGCGATCAAGGAAAACCTGACCCGCCAGATGGAACTGGTTGCTGTAAAACGTACTGAACTGGAAAAACACCAGGAAGAACACATCCGCCGCCTGGAGAAGGTAGCTGCCCTGACTGCTGAAGAAGCCCGTCACCAGCTGATCGAAAGCCTGAAAGAAGAAGCCCGCTCTCAAGCGCTCGCACACATCCAGGAAATCATTGAGGATGCTAAACTGAAAGCAAACAAAGAAGCTAAAAAGATCATCATACAGTCCATCCAGCGTACTGCTGCTGAACAGACCATCGAGAACGCAATCACCGTGTTCAACCTGGAAAGTGATGAAATCAAAGGTCAGATCATCGGTCGTGAAGGACGTAACATCCGCGCTATCGAAGCTGCTACCGGTGTTGACCTGATTGTAGACGATACCCCTGAAGCAATCGTACTCTCTTCCTTCGACCCATTACGTCGCGAGATTGCCCGCCTGTCCCTGCAACGTCTGGTACAGGATGGCCGTATCCACCCTGCACGTATCGAAGAAGTAGTTGAAAAAACAAAGAAACAACTGGAAGAACAGGTAATGGATATCGGTGAAAGAACCGTTATCGAACTGGGCATCCACGGTCTGCATAAAGAACTGATCCGCCTGGTAGGTAAAATGCGTTTCCGCTCCTCCTACGGTCAGAACCTGCTGATGCACTCCAAAGAAACAGCTAACCTTTGTGCTGTAATGGCAGCTGAACTGGGTCTGAACCCTAAACTGGCAAAACGTGCCGGTCTGCTGCATGACATTGGTAAAGTGCCTGACGAAGAAACTGAACTGAGCCACGCCCTCCTCGGCGCCAAACTGGCTGAGAAATATGGCGAGCACGCTGCTGTAGTAAACGCTATCGGCGCTCACCACGATGAAATGGAAATGCAATACGTTATCTCTCCGATCATACAGGCTTGTGACGCCATCAGCGGTGCTCGTCCAGGTGCTCGTCGTGAGATTATGCAGAGCTATCTGCAACGTATCAAAGACCTGGAAAACCTGGCAATCGCCCATGACGGCGTAGAAAAAGCTTATGCTATCCAGGCAGGTCGCGAACTGCGTGTCATTGTTGAAAGTGATAAAGTAACGGACAATGATGCTGACCGTCTGTCTTTCGAGATCGCTAACAAGATCCAGACAGAAATGCAATATCCTGGTCAGATCAAAGTAACTGTGATCCGCGAAAAACGTTCCGTAAACGTAGCCCGCTAA
- a CDS encoding DUF1080 domain-containing protein — translation MKKLLLLAALLVGSNFTFAQKQSLFNGKNLDGWKVYGTEKWYVDNGTLVCESGPDKEYGYLATDQSYKNFELTVQFKQEADGNSGVFFHSSIEGTKITGWQAEVAPAGKHTGGIYESYGRGWLIQPAPEKEQYLKQGEWNTMKVIVKNDKVTTILNGHEMITLTDDKIGAANGQIALQIHSGGGIKVRWKNISIVNLD, via the coding sequence ATGAAAAAACTCCTTTTGCTGGCTGCCCTGCTCGTTGGCAGCAATTTCACGTTTGCACAGAAACAATCTCTCTTTAATGGCAAAAACCTCGATGGCTGGAAAGTCTATGGTACCGAGAAATGGTATGTGGATAATGGCACGCTCGTTTGCGAAAGTGGTCCCGATAAAGAATACGGTTACCTGGCCACGGACCAGTCTTACAAAAACTTCGAACTGACCGTGCAATTCAAACAGGAAGCAGATGGTAACAGCGGGGTGTTTTTCCACTCCTCCATTGAAGGTACCAAGATCACAGGCTGGCAGGCAGAAGTAGCGCCCGCAGGTAAACATACCGGCGGTATCTATGAATCCTATGGCCGCGGATGGCTGATACAACCAGCACCGGAGAAAGAACAATATCTCAAACAGGGAGAATGGAATACGATGAAAGTCATCGTTAAAAACGATAAAGTCACTACCATCCTGAATGGACATGAGATGATCACACTCACTGATGATAAAATCGGCGCAGCCAATGGCCAGATCGCCTTGCAGATCCACTCCGGCGGCGGTATTAAAGTGAGATGGAAGAATATTTCTATAGTCAACCTGGACTAA
- a CDS encoding purine-nucleoside phosphorylase, translated as MLQQQIKETAAFLKDLQPARVGIVLGTGLGQLVNHIRIQKTIPYHEIPHFPESTVESHKGQLIYGHIGETPVIAMQGRFHYYEGYSMQQITFPIRVMKALGVQFLLLSNAAGGINKAYTKGDMVLLDDHINLQTDNPLRGLNSADFGPRFPDMSRPYDPVLGKALLDAAAALGYKMHTNGVYAAVTGPNLETRAEYRYLRTIGADIVGMSTVPEVIVANQLQLPCATVSVITDECDPDNLHPVSIEEIIAVAGTADKKLSEIFAAVVAGL; from the coding sequence ATGCTCCAACAACAGATAAAAGAAACAGCCGCATTTCTGAAAGACCTTCAGCCTGCCCGTGTAGGGATCGTATTAGGCACTGGACTGGGTCAACTGGTAAACCATATCAGGATTCAAAAGACAATTCCTTATCATGAAATTCCTCACTTCCCTGAGTCTACAGTAGAATCTCATAAAGGGCAGCTTATTTACGGGCATATCGGTGAGACGCCTGTTATTGCGATGCAGGGACGGTTTCATTATTATGAAGGGTATAGTATGCAACAGATCACCTTTCCGATACGTGTGATGAAGGCATTGGGTGTGCAGTTCCTCTTGCTGAGTAATGCAGCAGGAGGTATCAATAAAGCGTATACTAAGGGTGATATGGTGTTGTTGGATGATCATATCAATCTGCAGACAGATAATCCGCTGCGTGGGTTAAATTCAGCGGATTTCGGTCCGCGGTTTCCTGATATGAGCCGGCCGTATGATCCTGTGTTAGGTAAGGCTTTGTTGGATGCAGCAGCTGCGTTGGGATATAAGATGCATACCAATGGCGTGTATGCAGCGGTGACAGGGCCGAATCTTGAGACGCGTGCGGAGTATAGATACCTGCGGACGATAGGAGCGGATATTGTTGGGATGAGTACTGTACCGGAGGTAATCGTGGCGAATCAGTTGCAGTTGCCTTGTGCGACGGTGTCGGTGATTACGGATGAATGTGATCCGGATAATCTGCATCCGGTGTCGATTGAAGAGATTATTGCAGTGGCAGGGACGGCGGATAAAAAGCTGAGTGAGATATTTGCGGCGGTAGTGGCTGGGTTGTAG
- a CDS encoding winged helix-turn-helix transcriptional regulator, which translates to MENCVIDIDDMQFILQVLGGKWKLHILTTLYFGKKRFKELEREITGISPKMLIKELKELEAAGIVDRQTFNTVPITVEYSLTEDGLTLKPVLEHMKTWATTFRETQQVKTMTASAL; encoded by the coding sequence ATGGAAAATTGTGTGATTGACATTGATGATATGCAGTTTATTCTCCAGGTATTAGGAGGAAAATGGAAGTTGCATATTCTCACTACCCTCTATTTCGGCAAGAAAAGGTTCAAAGAATTGGAGCGTGAGATAACAGGCATTTCACCCAAGATGTTAATAAAGGAACTGAAAGAACTGGAAGCAGCAGGCATTGTTGACCGACAAACATTTAATACAGTTCCCATTACAGTTGAATACAGTCTGACAGAAGACGGCCTCACATTGAAGCCGGTCCTGGAACACATGAAAACCTGGGCAACTACATTCAGGGAAACACAGCAGGTGAAAACAATGACTGCTTCAGCTTTATAA
- a CDS encoding SDR family NAD(P)-dependent oxidoreductase, protein MKGKTILITGGGSGIGEAFANILSNDNKVVICGRNEDKLKRVAATSENISYYVADVSVPDDIDHLFKQMADKNIVLDVLFNNAGVVEQFEVLKAPYSSAQIFGKVNTNLSGAIAITQLFINQANQSAANLIVNMSTGLAIFPAPILALYAASKTGFSVFTKTLRQQLSDTNFRVIEILPPHVETDMPKQIGNMTKGQTANDFANKTIRVIDKGKLEYAPGFNMVLLKLFRKFLPETGLKIVDKVTRKQWQGE, encoded by the coding sequence ATGAAGGGAAAAACAATTTTAATAACGGGCGGTGGCTCCGGTATCGGGGAAGCATTTGCCAATATTTTATCAAACGATAACAAGGTTGTTATCTGTGGCCGGAATGAGGATAAATTAAAACGGGTGGCGGCTACAAGCGAAAACATCTCTTACTATGTTGCAGATGTATCCGTTCCTGATGACATAGACCATCTGTTCAAACAGATGGCAGATAAAAACATAGTGTTGGATGTGCTGTTTAATAATGCGGGTGTGGTGGAACAATTTGAAGTATTAAAAGCCCCCTATTCTTCAGCACAGATTTTCGGGAAAGTAAATACGAACCTGTCCGGCGCTATTGCCATCACGCAGTTATTCATCAATCAGGCGAATCAATCTGCAGCCAACCTGATTGTGAATATGTCCACTGGTTTAGCCATTTTTCCAGCTCCGATACTGGCCCTGTATGCTGCATCCAAAACTGGCTTCAGCGTATTTACAAAAACATTGCGGCAGCAATTAAGTGATACAAATTTCCGGGTGATAGAAATTCTGCCTCCGCATGTGGAAACAGATATGCCGAAGCAGATCGGGAATATGACAAAGGGGCAAACAGCAAATGATTTTGCTAATAAAACGATTCGGGTAATCGATAAGGGGAAATTAGAATACGCTCCTGGCTTTAATATGGTGCTATTAAAACTATTCCGCAAATTTCTTCCTGAAACCGGACTGAAGATTGTCGATAAAGTAACCAGGAAACAATGGCAGGGGGAATAA
- the scpB gene encoding SMC-Scp complex subunit ScpB, producing MEISQIIPHIEALIFAADRPLPLLDVLDLLNNALAFLEDRATLEQVEASLEAIKEKYNSEFYAFEVRESGGGYQFLTKKEYYQTVAQLNGDKFLKRLSTAALETLAIVAYKQPISKGEIEHIRGVSTDYSIQKLLEKELIVISGRSENLPGKPLLYATSKAFMDYFGLNSPKDLPKLKEVFDDESIQPTLIGLEAEAANDDDARNMVVSETGELVEQDDNVEGPEAHLNGGKVSTEEIPVVDSPDKKNNDLQAKLFLPFDEEIPQNEEEAVAAAEGTGIVSADDDIVAGTEIPTMDEALAEGDVEENEEENTATAENEEEEEVTYATEEELAAFLESAADVGPKGDDEEDDEDGDDDEDKEDGGDEEDDDDDDDDDEDWDDEDEEDEEEDNDDEDGDEEEDDDDDDNAKKADANTADDDDFDEDNLEDFDTDEDFDDEDDEDDDEKK from the coding sequence ATGGAAATTTCTCAGATCATACCGCACATAGAAGCATTGATATTCGCAGCAGACCGGCCATTGCCGCTGCTGGATGTACTTGACCTGCTGAACAATGCACTGGCTTTCCTGGAAGACAGGGCCACACTGGAGCAGGTGGAAGCTTCCCTGGAGGCTATCAAGGAAAAGTACAACTCTGAATTCTATGCTTTTGAAGTAAGAGAAAGCGGCGGCGGCTACCAGTTCCTGACAAAAAAGGAATATTATCAGACGGTAGCACAGCTGAATGGTGACAAGTTCCTGAAGCGACTGTCTACAGCCGCCCTGGAAACCCTGGCGATCGTCGCCTACAAGCAGCCGATCTCCAAAGGTGAAATTGAGCATATCCGTGGTGTAAGTACCGATTATTCTATCCAAAAACTGCTTGAAAAAGAACTGATTGTGATTTCCGGCCGTAGTGAAAACCTGCCCGGTAAACCACTCCTTTATGCTACCTCCAAAGCCTTTATGGACTATTTCGGGCTGAACTCTCCCAAAGACCTGCCAAAACTGAAAGAGGTATTTGATGATGAATCCATCCAGCCAACCCTGATTGGTCTGGAAGCAGAAGCTGCCAATGATGATGATGCCCGTAATATGGTTGTCTCCGAAACCGGCGAACTGGTAGAACAGGACGACAATGTTGAGGGGCCGGAAGCACATCTGAATGGTGGTAAAGTATCTACAGAAGAAATCCCTGTAGTTGACTCACCTGATAAGAAGAATAATGATCTGCAGGCAAAGCTTTTCCTTCCTTTTGATGAAGAAATCCCGCAAAATGAAGAGGAGGCAGTTGCAGCGGCAGAAGGTACAGGTATAGTGAGTGCGGATGATGATATCGTTGCCGGCACAGAGATCCCGACTATGGACGAGGCTTTAGCCGAAGGAGATGTGGAAGAGAACGAAGAAGAGAATACGGCTACAGCTGAAAATGAAGAGGAAGAAGAAGTGACTTATGCAACAGAGGAAGAACTGGCTGCTTTCCTTGAATCTGCGGCTGATGTAGGTCCGAAAGGGGATGATGAAGAAGACGATGAGGACGGTGACGATGATGAGGACAAAGAAGATGGGGGCGATGAGGAAGACGATGATGACGATGATGACGATGATGAGGACTGGGATGACGAAGACGAAGAGGATGAAGAAGAAGATAATGATGATGAAGACGGCGACGAAGAAGAAGATGATGATGATGATGACAATGCTAAGAAAGCAGATGCCAATACTGCCGATGACGACGATTTTGACGAAGACAACCTAGAAGACTTTGATACAGATGAAGACTTCGATGATGAAGATGACGAGGACGACGACGAAAAGAAATAA
- the atpG gene encoding ATP synthase F1 subunit gamma, translated as MSGQLKEVRNRIKSTQSNLQITKAMKMVSAAKLRRAQDAILLMRPYALKLQEMLQNIVSNSEGSIDLALAAQRPVEKVLLIVITSDRGLCGAYNSNVIKMAKQVIREKYEEQFEKGHVEILPIGKKGYEHFLKNGYKLNDSFWTLFHKLDFEHVKQAAAFAMEGFVSGDYDAVEIIYSEFKNAATQRFVAEQFLPVARVESTDANAGRADFIFEPEKKALIAELMPKILNTQLYKSMLDANASEHGARMTAMDKATENANELLRSYKISYNRARQAAITTELTEIVSGAAALEG; from the coding sequence ATGTCCGGTCAGCTTAAAGAAGTTCGCAACCGTATAAAGTCAACACAGTCTAACCTGCAGATCACCAAAGCCATGAAAATGGTAAGTGCTGCCAAGCTGCGTCGTGCACAGGATGCTATCTTGCTGATGCGTCCTTACGCCCTGAAACTGCAGGAAATGTTGCAGAACATCGTTTCCAACAGTGAAGGAAGCATTGATCTGGCTCTGGCAGCTCAGCGTCCTGTAGAAAAGGTGCTGCTGATAGTGATTACATCTGACAGAGGATTATGTGGTGCTTACAATTCCAACGTGATCAAAATGGCAAAACAGGTGATCCGCGAGAAATACGAGGAGCAGTTTGAAAAAGGCCATGTTGAAATACTGCCTATTGGTAAAAAGGGCTATGAGCACTTTTTGAAAAATGGGTATAAACTGAACGATTCTTTCTGGACCCTGTTCCACAAACTGGATTTTGAACACGTTAAACAGGCTGCTGCATTTGCAATGGAAGGTTTCGTAAGCGGCGACTACGATGCTGTTGAAATTATCTATAGCGAATTCAAAAATGCTGCTACTCAGCGTTTTGTAGCTGAGCAGTTCCTGCCGGTAGCACGTGTGGAAAGTACAGATGCGAATGCTGGTCGTGCTGACTTCATCTTCGAACCAGAGAAGAAAGCGCTGATCGCAGAACTGATGCCTAAAATCCTGAATACACAGCTGTACAAATCCATGCTGGATGCGAATGCCTCCGAGCACGGCGCCCGTATGACTGCAATGGATAAGGCAACTGAGAACGCAAACGAACTGTTACGTTCTTATAAGATCTCTTACAACCGTGCACGTCAGGCGGCTATTACAACTGAGCTGACTGAGATCGTGAGCGGTGCAGCTGCGCTGGAAGGCTGA
- a CDS encoding WG repeat-containing protein gives MKKYPILLCLLFPALMGYSQTLTSAAKAGGDTLSLVKIEKAGKYGFTDTSGKVVIAPVYDAIGPFQHGLAVVQKGKKTGYLLPNGKTSSLKYDSAWVKEGRYHFVKLDGKVGLLDDQGKELVAPKYEEVNGIRDGYVSVKQGGKYGVINPQGKMVLKPVYERLGFVTNGTMLVYIDGKCGRADLLKGKVVMTSYEKVGPFRDGMAWVRQDKKFGFINADGDLVIPVMYDWVGNFNEGLVAVATEKKYGFINKKNQVVIAQKYDKAYTYTKGKGMIRQNGRVGYVDIDGNETWAEAAPILPASHGADK, from the coding sequence ATGAAAAAGTATCCCATCCTCCTGTGCCTGCTGTTTCCTGCCTTAATGGGCTATTCTCAGACACTGACCTCCGCCGCTAAAGCCGGAGGAGATACCCTTTCACTTGTAAAAATCGAAAAAGCCGGTAAGTATGGCTTCACTGATACGTCAGGGAAGGTAGTTATTGCGCCGGTATATGACGCGATCGGACCATTTCAACATGGGCTGGCCGTGGTGCAGAAGGGTAAAAAGACAGGTTATTTATTGCCGAACGGAAAGACGTCTTCGCTCAAATATGACTCTGCCTGGGTAAAAGAAGGCCGGTATCATTTTGTAAAGCTGGATGGCAAGGTGGGGCTGCTGGATGACCAGGGTAAGGAGCTGGTAGCGCCGAAGTATGAGGAAGTGAATGGCATCCGGGACGGTTATGTGTCGGTGAAGCAGGGGGGTAAGTATGGTGTGATCAATCCGCAGGGTAAAATGGTATTAAAGCCTGTATACGAGCGACTTGGTTTTGTAACCAATGGGACCATGCTGGTGTATATTGATGGTAAATGCGGCCGGGCTGACCTGCTGAAGGGGAAGGTGGTGATGACGTCTTATGAAAAGGTGGGACCTTTCCGGGATGGTATGGCCTGGGTAAGACAGGATAAGAAATTTGGTTTTATTAATGCAGACGGCGACCTGGTGATCCCGGTGATGTATGACTGGGTGGGCAACTTCAATGAGGGACTGGTAGCTGTGGCGACCGAAAAGAAATATGGTTTTATCAATAAGAAGAACCAGGTGGTGATTGCCCAGAAATACGATAAGGCATATACTTATACAAAAGGGAAGGGTATGATCAGGCAGAATGGCAGGGTTGGTTATGTGGATATAGACGGTAATGAGACCTGGGCAGAAGCTGCGCCGATATTACCCGCTTCACATGGGGCTGATAAATAA
- a CDS encoding DJ-1/PfpI family protein, with product MAQQKILFLTGDYAEDYETMVPFQMMQMVGHIVHAVCPDKSAGDKIITAIHDFEGDQTYSEKRGHHFVLNASFSDVQVANYDALMIAGGRAPEYLRLNAKLIDIVKQFVAANKPIAAVCHGIQILTAADVVRGKKLTAYPAVAPEVTMAGGSYAAVNIDEAVTDGNLVTAPAWPAHPQWIAAFLKVLGTKIEL from the coding sequence ATGGCACAACAAAAGATTCTCTTTCTGACAGGAGATTATGCAGAAGACTATGAAACAATGGTACCGTTTCAGATGATGCAGATGGTAGGACACATTGTTCATGCGGTATGTCCCGATAAATCAGCAGGCGATAAGATCATTACGGCGATCCACGATTTTGAAGGAGATCAGACGTACAGTGAGAAGCGTGGGCATCACTTTGTGCTGAATGCCTCTTTTTCGGATGTGCAGGTGGCCAACTATGATGCCTTGATGATTGCAGGAGGCAGGGCGCCGGAGTATCTGCGCCTGAATGCGAAGCTCATCGATATTGTAAAACAGTTTGTTGCTGCCAATAAACCTATTGCCGCTGTTTGTCATGGCATTCAGATCCTTACTGCTGCCGATGTGGTACGCGGTAAAAAACTGACGGCTTATCCGGCTGTTGCGCCGGAAGTGACAATGGCAGGAGGATCCTATGCTGCTGTCAATATAGATGAAGCTGTTACCGATGGTAACCTTGTAACGGCTCCGGCCTGGCCGGCACATCCCCAATGGATCGCTGCTTTTTTGAAAGTACTGGGTACGAAAATCGAGTTGTAG